The Sporichthya brevicatena genome includes the window ACGCGGTTCGCGTCCAGGCCCTTCGGCAGCGGGAGCTGGACGATGAAGCCGGTGCACGCCGGGTCGGCGTTCAGCTCGGCGACGGCCTGCTCGACCTCGGCCTGCGTCGCGGTCGCGGGCAGGTCGCGGCGGATGCTCGCGATGCCGATCTCCGCGCAGTCGCGGTGCTTGCCCGCCACGTACGAGTGGCTGCCCGGGTCGTCGCCGACCAGCACCGTGCCCAGTCCGGGCGTGCTGCCGTTCTCCTTGAGCTTCGCCACCCGCTGGGTGAGCTCCGCCCGGATCGCCGCCGCGGCTGCCTTACCGTCCAGGATCTTCGCCGTCACGGCCTCGATCCTAGGGGCGCGGCTCGCGTCAGCTCTTCTTGGCGTCGAGCGTCAGCAGGCCGAACGGGCTCGGCGCGTCGAAGCGGAGCTCCAGCGCGGTGGCGCCGTCGACGGCGTGCACCCCCGCCCCGTCCGGACGGTAGACACCGGTCGAGGCGGCGAGCAGGTCCTTGACCGACTTCACACCCTTCGACCCGTCCTTGACCGCGACGCCGTCGATCTTCGAGATCGCGACCGAGCGGCGCAGGATGCCGGCATCCGTCTCGCCCGGCAGCGCCGGGAACGAAGCGATGGTGATCTTGTGCTTCAGCGCGACCGCGACGACCGCGAGCAGGACGCGGGCGTCCACCTCGCCGTTCTGCAGCTGCGCCTTGGCGGTGTCGGACAGGCCGACCTTGCCGGACGCGACCAGCGACTTCCCGGTGGCGACGAGCGCGTCCCGGTCGGCCTGGATGTCGGCCGCGACCTTCGCCGCCGAGCCCGGCAGCACCTGGCGGACCTGCGTCCAGCCGCCGTCGGTGGTGAACACCGCGGCCGGCCGCGAACGGTCGAACAGCGCGCGGACCGAGTCCGGGACGCCGGTCCCGGGCTCCTCGCCCGGGCCGCCGGCCAGCACGAGGAACGAGCAGCAGTTCTTGCCCAGGTCGAGCGGTCCGGTGCTGTCGTCCGGGTAGGACGTCAGCGCGTCGGAGTCCTGACCGTTCTGAAGCAGCGTGTCGACCATCGACGCCGGGACGGCCACCGACCCGACCCCGGCGAGGTTGTTGAGCACCCAGGCGCTCGCCTCCGCGACCGGCGGGTTCTCCTTGACGCGGTTCTCCAGAAATCCGAGCCCACCGGCGGCGTAGGTGCCGACGGTCGCGCCGACGGCGATGATCGCCGTTGCCTGCGCGAACCCGATCCAGCGCCGGCGGCGACGCTTGCGCTCCGCCTCCGTCTCCGTCGAGCTCGGCGCGGGCTCCGCCGCCGCCTCGGCGACGGCCGCGGGCGCGGCGGCCGTGGGCGCCGCGTCGTTGCGCTGCGCCGGGACCAGCGGCGCGGGCGCCACCGGGGCCGGGGTCACGGCGGGCGGGGTCACGGCGGCCGGCGAGCCGTCGACCACGGCCGGGGCGGCGATCACGACGCGGTCGGCGGGCAGCGGCTTCCGGCGCCGGCGCGGGGCCGGCACGCTCTGCGCGAAGGTGGGCACGGCGACGGGCTCCGGCGTCCGGTCCTCGACGACCTCAGCGGCCGGGGCAACGGCCGGGGCAACGGGGGCCTCCGCAGCGGCGGGCGCGAGCCGGGCCGAGATCGTCTGGCCGGCGAACGGCAGCGCCGTCTCCGGATCGGCCATCCAGGGCGGGAGCGTGGCCTGCGGGCCGGTCTCCGGGAGCTCGATGTCCGGGCCGAAGTCGAAGAGCCGCTCGGCCTCGTCCGCCGCCGGGTCGACCGCGGTGTCGATCGCCCCCGCGACCGCGCCCGCGAGCGCACCGCTCCCGGTACTCCCCGTCACGATGGCCCGGCGCTCCGACCGCTCGTTGCTCACGCGTTCCTCCCCCGCCGCAGTTCCCCACCCGGCGTCCTATTCGCATACAAACGCCCTGGTAGCCGGACGGCAAGACAGCCATGCCGGAATGGAACGAACGGAGGATGCAAGACGAGCGGTTCGTCCTAGTCGGGGGGACAAAACGGACGACCCCTGCGGGCCAGTCGGCCCGCTCCGCGGCCCGGACCGGCCCGGAACCCCGCCCGAGCGCGCATCCCCGAACGGCCCCACCCCGGACCGGAATCGGTCACCCGCCGTCACCACCGCCCCTCCACTGGAGATGACATCTCCACCGGAAAACACCCCCGCACTGGAGATGACATCTCCACCGAAAAAGGCCCCCTGCACTGGAGATGACATCTCCAGTGCAGGGGGCGCCAGGCGTGGGCGGGCCCGCGGCCTCAGTGGGCGAAGTGGCGCGTCCCGGTCAGGTACATCGTGATCCCGGCGGCGCGGGCGGCGGCGATGACCTCCTCGTCCCGGACCGACCCACCGGGCTGGACGACGGCGGAGACGCCGGCGTCGATCAGCACCTGGAGGCCGTCGGGGAACGGGAAGAACGCGTCTGACGCGGCGACGGAGCCGGCGGCGCGCTCCCCGGCGCGGGCGACGGAGAGGCGGGCGGAGTCGACGCGGTTGACCTGGCCCATGCCGACGCCGACGGTGGCGCCGCCCTTGGCGAGCAGGATCGCGTTGGACTTCACGGCGCGGATCGCCCGCCAGGCGAAGGCCAGGTCGACCAGCTGCTCGGGCGACGCGGGCTCGCCGCACGCCAGCGTCCAGTTGGCCGGGGCGTCGCCGGAGGCGTCGAGCTTGTCCATGGTCTGCAGCAGGACGCCGCCGGAGATCGGGCGGAACTCCGCCGCGCGGCCCGGGAGGACCGGCGCCGACTTGAGCAGGCGGAGATTCTTCTTCGCGCGCAGGATCTCCAGCGCGGCCGGCTCGAAGTCCGGAGCGCAGATCACCTCGGTGAAGATCTCGGCGACCTGCTCGGCCATCGCCGCGGTCACCGGGACGTTGGTGGCGATCACGCCGCCGAACGCGGAGACCGGGTCGCACTCGTGGGCCTTGCGGTGCGCCTCGGCCACGTCCGCACCGATCGCGATGCCGCACGGGTTCGCGTGCTTGATGATCGCGACGCACGGGTCGGCGAAGTCGTACGCGGCGCGGCGGGCCGCGTCGGTGTCGACGTAGTTGTTGTACGACATCTCCTTGCCGTGCAGCTGCTCGGCGACGGCGAGGCCGCCGGCGTCCGAGGCGTACAGCGCGGCCTGCTGGTGCGGGTTCTCGCCGTAGCGGAGGACGGCGGAACGGGTCCAGGTCGCGCCGGCCCAGTTCGGCCACGGCGAGGACGGGTCCTCCTTGTACTGCGACCCCAGCCACGAGGCGACGGCGACGTCGTACTCGGCGGTGTGCTGGAACGCGGCGACGGCGAGCAGGCGGCGGGCTTCCAGCGTGAACCCGCCCTCGGCGACGGCGGCGAGCACGTCGGTGTAACGCTTCGGGTCCACGACGACCGCGACGCTCGGGTGGTTCTTCGCCGCGGCGCGGACCATCGACGGGCCACCGATGTCGATCTGCTCGACGCACTCGTCGGGGCTCGCGCCGGAGGCGACCGTCGCCTTGAACGGGTACAGGTTGACGACGACGAGCTCGAACGGCTCGACGCCGAGCTCGGCGAGCTGCGCGGCGTGGGCCTCGAGCCGGAGGTCGGCGAGGATCCCCGCGTGGACGCGCGGGTGGAGCGTCTTCACCCGGCCGTCGAGGCACTCCGGGAAGCCGGTGAGCTCCTCGACCTTCGTCACCGGGACGCCGGCCTCGGCGATCTTCGCGGCCGTCGACCCGGTCGACACGATGGAGACCC containing:
- the purH gene encoding bifunctional phosphoribosylaminoimidazolecarboxamide formyltransferase/IMP cyclohydrolase, which codes for MSDGRRPVRRALISVYDKTGLTELAQGLHAAGVSIVSTGSTAAKIAEAGVPVTKVEELTGFPECLDGRVKTLHPRVHAGILADLRLEAHAAQLAELGVEPFELVVVNLYPFKATVASGASPDECVEQIDIGGPSMVRAAAKNHPSVAVVVDPKRYTDVLAAVAEGGFTLEARRLLAVAAFQHTAEYDVAVASWLGSQYKEDPSSPWPNWAGATWTRSAVLRYGENPHQQAALYASDAGGLAVAEQLHGKEMSYNNYVDTDAARRAAYDFADPCVAIIKHANPCGIAIGADVAEAHRKAHECDPVSAFGGVIATNVPVTAAMAEQVAEIFTEVICAPDFEPAALEILRAKKNLRLLKSAPVLPGRAAEFRPISGGVLLQTMDKLDASGDAPANWTLACGEPASPEQLVDLAFAWRAIRAVKSNAILLAKGGATVGVGMGQVNRVDSARLSVARAGERAAGSVAASDAFFPFPDGLQVLIDAGVSAVVQPGGSVRDEEVIAAARAAGITMYLTGTRHFAH